The window CCAAAGAATCCTTTGGGTGTAAGGCAGGTAAAGAGAAGTTAGCTAGGGATGATTCACCTGTCTTCTGGGGGCCCACAATCAGGAACTTGGGGAGCCGATCACAGGTTTTCTCCTTGGACCAGATATCTTTGTGCCTCTTGTCATCACAAGGATTCTGAAGATGAAGCAAAGAATCAGATGTCTAATCTTTTCCTCCCCACCGTCATCACATCTCTGGTCACCCTGAGCTCCACCCATACCTGCCAAAGGGGGCTTCGCTCTTGAGGGAACAGTTCAAAGTACTTTCGTGCGAGAGGGACAGGAGGAAGGGTCTGTAGGCGCAGCCGTGTCCAGCACTGGAGGAAGCGCACCAGGCTCTCAAAGGTATACAGGCCCAGCCGATCATTTCCATAATTGGACAGATGGGTCATAAAAATGCTGATCTGTAAGGGGGTGCCTGCATGTCAGAATTGGAGAGCCTACCCCACCTCAGAATCAGGCTTGGTAAGCAAAGGTCCCAGCTTCCATACACTTCGGCCCTCCAGTCTTCTAGCCCTTCCTCTCAGCACCTTACCGGATTAAGCAGCACTGTCAGAAAGAGCTCTCCACCTCGGATGCTCCTGTCTAGTTCACGAGAACCTCCAGGATATTCGTTATAGAAGATTGTGTGAGTGAAGAGGCCACACGTCTGCCGTGGCAGTACCtagaagaaggggggggggggggggaagagatgAGATTTGAAAGGTGGAATGAAAAGCAGATAAGGAACAAAAGTCCTACAGCATTATGATTCCTTGGGTTTGTAGAGGACTGAGTTATACCAGTAAAACTCCTAGTATGTGCACTATGATGTTTTACCCCTCTACCCCATATTATGTAAACTTGGACTAGAAGTTGATAGGATGGAAGTCAATGCAGGGTGGTGGTTGTCTAAACATAGGAGTTTGATTCAAGTTTGTGTTGGGGGTCCCTCACCATAATGCCATTGTGAATGAAGCCACGGCGGTAGCGGGCAGGGCGGAGATGGGGGTACTCCTCAGTGCTGGTCACCTGGATGCCCCACACAGATTTCCAGGCCTCATAGAGCTGCGTGTGGATGGGGTATACACCCGAGTGGTGGGGGGCCACAGCATACCCCAGATCCGTGGGAATCCCATGCTCCTGGGAATGGCATAGACTCTCACCAGGACCTGGTGAGGTTTAGGGAGTAGAGGGTAAAGAGGGTGGGGATGCCTCCACGGAAAGAAAAATGGACAGGGTAGGGAAAGGGTACCCATTAGGGGAAGGTTGAAAAGGAAGCATTATCTTTGGGCAAAAGTATGGGGACGAGATCCAAGTGTCTCACCAGAGCAAACTGTTTGTTGAGCCTCATCTGGTCAGCTAGCACGGAGCGATTGTGGAACAGGTGTGGCTGCATGTGGCTCCACATGTGGGGGAACCACCAGAACTCTCTGCGGTGCTTCAGCAGCATGTCGTCCCCTgcatcctcctcctctgtccctatGATCACACACTGACCACTGACCACAGCCAGTTGGGCCCTGTGCCCTCCTCTGTTCCGTAACAATACTGACCACCTTCCATTCTTTGGACAAGATTGTTGACCTCTGCCTACCTAAGCCTATCTGTCCCCCCGCTAACCTGTCTTCCAGCCAACCATGCTAACCTAAATTCACATCCGCCGCCCGCTCTGCACAACATTTTGATCCCAAACCCTGCCCCTTTTCTCCAACTTGTCTACCCAGGAAGATGAACAGTGAAGGGACAGATTACACTAAGACTGATATGCTGAGAGGGCAGAAGAATACTCACCAGTATGATAAAACTTGCCCGAGAAGCCCAGGTTGAAGGTGAAGTTGGGGACTAAGGTCCTGAGTTTGTTCTGGGTGGTCAACAGAGCCTGGAAAAGGTGGCAGGAACATGAGAAATCATGAGAGCACactaaacagaagaaaaatgagaagcagTGTACTTCCTGACTGAAAAGGGCAGAGATTATACCGATGACAAGCTCAGAGTCAGGGTAGGTAGTCTGATAGGATAGAGCTTGAAACAGCTTCTAAGGAAATAAATTGCAGGAAAAAGACTGACCTCAACATCAGCCACCTTCATGCGGGTACCTTCCTTGCCCACAAAGATGTCATCGATGTCTACTAAGATGTAGCGGTCAAGGTCTAGGCAGAGGCGCTTGCCAGTGAGGTACGCAACAGCATCAACAAAAACAAGCTTGTGGAGCCAGAAGGAAAGGCCATGGCCAAAGAGCACCCGTTGGATGCCATCATGAAGCCCCAGGTCCTGTATGACAGTGGGAAGCCGGGTCCGGCGAGGCACTGGTACTGGCACAGGGGGCTCAGCTGGCCGAAGGCTGGCAAGAAGCACTGGTTCATATGTGCTATGATTGGATTGGAAGATGGTCCAGTCATCACCAGGCAGTGGCCCAGGTTCTAGGCGGCTGGGGCGTGTGAGATGCAGTAGGGGGGCAGAAGGATTCACTTGGTAGTCCCGGAGCCCCAAATTTGAGTGTA is drawn from Vulpes vulpes isolate BD-2025 chromosome 4, VulVul3, whole genome shotgun sequence and contains these coding sequences:
- the NDST2 gene encoding bifunctional heparan sulfate N-deacetylase/N-sulfotransferase 2 isoform X4, which produces MLKLWKVVRPARQLELHRLILLLIAFSLGSMGFLAYYVSTSPKAKEPLPLPLGDCSSGGAAGPGPVRPPVPPRPPRPPETARTEPVVLVFVESAYSQLGQEIVAILESSRFRYSTELAPGRGDMPTLTDHTRGRYVLVIYENLLKYVNLDAWSRELLDRYCVEYGVGIIGFFRAHEHSLLSAQLKGFPLFLHSNLGLRDYQVNPSAPLLHLTRPSRLEPGPLPGDDWTIFQSNHSTYEPVLLASLRPAEPPVPVPVPRRTRLPTVIQDLGLHDGIQRVLFGHGLSFWLHKLVFVDAVAYLTGKRLCLDLDRYILVDIDDIFVGKEGTRMKVADVEALLTTQNKLRTLVPNFTFNLGFSGKFYHTGTEEEDAGDDMLLKHRREFWWFPHMWSHMQPHLFHNRSVLADQMRLNKQFALEHGIPTDLGYAVAPHHSGVYPIHTQLYEAWKSVWGIQVTSTEEYPHLRPARYRRGFIHNGIMVLPRQTCGLFTHTIFYNEYPGGSRELDRSIRGGELFLTVLLNPISIFMTHLSNYGNDRLGLYTFESLVRFLQCWTRLRLQTLPPVPLARKYFELFPQERSPLWQNPCDDKRHKDIWSKEKTCDRLPKFLIVGPQKTGTTAIHFFLSLHPAVTSSFPSPSTFEEIQFFNGPNYHKGIDWYMDFFPVPSNASTDFLFEKSATYFDSEVVPRRGAALLPRAKIITVLTNPADRAYSWYQVISASSQAPLALRSLQNRCLVPGYYSTHLQRWLTYYPSGQLLIVDGQELRTNPAASMESIQKFLGLMKIRDSGARDLKVVRLAVSGRAKAEGIQIWTLSPAFFLRIFSGTTIWICRSC